The Spea bombifrons isolate aSpeBom1 chromosome 7, aSpeBom1.2.pri, whole genome shotgun sequence genomic interval tttaccagtaaatgttaattcatgtaaactattttttttaataaaagctatgattgagaaaaatattttttttttgtttttatttcttgtattttccaacctgtcccccagttacgcacatctgcccccaggcttgccacaccaatatggcactgtggcccatgatatgccttttaaccctctatatgccactgtgccccatggtatgccttttgaccccctatgtgccactctgcctccagaaatgccttatacccctatatcccattctggcatttagggggttaaaatgcatattatggggcagagtggcatatagggaggtataaggcattccaggaggcagagtggcattaagggagttaaaaggcattatatagagcactctgcctccagaaatgccttatacccctatatgccactctggcatttagggggttaaaaggcatattatggggcagagtggcatatagggaggtataaggcatttcaggaggcagagtgcactattaaatgcccccttaacgccactctgcctcctgaaatgccttatacctccctatatgccactctgccccataatatgccttttaaccccctaagtgccagagtggcatataggggtataaggcattccagaaatgacacacacgcgcacacacacacacacacacacacacacttacttaccggtgcttccaatttcctgctgtattgccggggcagcgggttgacgtctcattccgcggcagccggaaggaggtggagttggcagcgggggtttgtatgcgtccgtcgcaaataccttccccggctctcagagatcaggaactcttgaactctgatctctgacagtcggggaaggtatttgcgacggacgcatacaaacccccgctgccaacttcacctccggaagcaccggtaagtgtgtgtgtgtgtggggggggcgacgacaggaggatccaggtcccctgcagcggtgcgggggatctggatcttagtttcctaatcagacctctatttgaggtctgattagaagacgaccccgattataagacgaggggtatttttcagagcatttgctctgaaaaaaacctcgtcttataatcgagcaaatacggtatatccattgccataggttcctccttaatatatactgaggaaaaatagttatttaaagtttctgctttttcctggtcctccttaaccaacactcccatcTCTGTTTTTAGTAAACctacactttcattttttttttttttttagaatttgtgtacgtaaagaattttttggggttagttttgctctctttggctgtcgctcattttctagtttagcccatctgatcacctttttgcatgctttattggcttccttatatcttatataggatgcctttGATTTGTccgatttaaatgctgtaaaagccattttcttatttttaattttcttcttaacttccccactaagccacattggtttcaatttgtttcttttattacctattggtacatactgagaagtgtaccttgctaatatttgtttgaaaatactaaaTTTTCCCTCAGTGTTTTTATCCCTAAAGAGTTTATGCCAGTCAATacgttgtaaagctgcccttatcttattgaaattggcctgtTTTAGTattcaacgatcgcctcctaaacttaaatggtgttgctggaatgcctcgatcaggaggcatccagcgacaccaaacacttacctctgggtgggctgtgaccgctccggagagcaagatggcggcggcccgggaaataaaacaataaaggtgaaaagttcgctagatggtctccagaccctctagagaactggctccacttgctggttgaatacaggtactgcattcaaccatgcaagtcaatggagcccagctttctaatcactatgtgattagtaaaatattcaaaaaaaaataaaaaaatattaaaaatgggaaaaaaataaaaaaaaatgtgctaacatttaaaaataattatgcagtgatgtcactagatgaaccatccagtaccagcaaaatgtgtaaaaaaatataaaaaaagtattaaaaaaataaaattaaattaaaaaataaagtttattattttgagcaagtgctaaaatttctcaaaaatctcaacaaagagttaaaataaaagcacttcaaatacccaaggggtgtctaatagaaaaaaaaatggctgatggggtaaattggagtggcctagctcaaagatagggcataggtacaaaaatctgaccaaaatggagaaaaaaagcgcacttcccaaatgtggcattttaaatctgaaacaacccgacaaacccatgcatgtcgggtatcactgcactcaggagatgttcctgaacacacattggggtgttgtttgacagtggcatatacctggacctgtatatctataactaaattacaatttgtgtggaaaaaaaaaaaaaaattactattacaaagtttgacaaagggtagttctataattggtgcatggaaagggttaaaataacagcatttggaataccctggggtgtctagttttcaaaaatatatggtttgaatgggttaaattgagttaaccggcttcaaagatgttccaaacaggagatggaggcagaatgaccaaatgaccacctgaattacgcatgccccaaaagtagccctttaccagccaaacaatctgacaaacccatgcatgtggggtatcgctgtactcaggagatgttcctgaacacacattggggtgttgtttgacagtggcatataccaggacctgtatatctataactaaattacaatttgtgtggaaaaaaaataaaaaaaattaatattacaaagtttgacaaagggtagttctataattggtgcatggaaagggttaaaataacagcatttggaataccctggggtgtctagttttcaaaaatatatggtttgaatggattaaattgagttaaccggcttcaaagatgttccaaagaggagatggaggcagaatgaccaaatgaccacctgaattacgcatgccccaaaagtagccctttaccagccaaacaatctgacaaacccatgcatgtggggtatcgctgtactcaggagatgttcctgaacacacattggggtgttgtttgacagtggcatataccaggacctgtatatctataactaaattacaatttgtgtggaaaaaaaataaaaaaaattactattacaaagtttgacaaagtgtagttctataattggtgcatggaaagagttaaaataacagcatttggaataccctggggtgtctagttttcaaaaatatatggtttgaatgggttaaattgagttaaccagcttcaaagatgttccaaagaggagatggaggcagactgaccagatttgttaaaaaagatttggaaatcataaaacgctgcttgtacttattgccctataacttacaaaaaacagcaaaaaaacataaaaacattgggtatctctaaactcaggacaagtagtagaatctatttagctagtttttttacttgcttttttaggtgagtaaaagatttttcaaataaaagtcataaaatgtgttttatttcaatttttcaccatgttttttttatttttttttatagtaaataagatgatacgatcaaaataatggtatctgaagaaagcccatcttgtcctgaaaaaaacaatgtataacttatgtgggtacactaaatgggtgaggagaaaattacagctgaacaaaagcaccacaaaagtgtcaaaacagcctcggtcccacagggtacaaaatgaaaaatgagcccggtccttaaggggttaaaagggtaCTCTAAGCACCAAAACAATTTTAACTTAATGAGGCCGTTTTGGTGTATAGATCATGTCCCGGCAGTCTCACCGCTCAATTCTCTGCCGTTTTGGAGCTAAAtcacttttgtttgtttatgcaGACCAAGTCTACAGTTTAGCTGGCCCAACTGAGCGCAACAATCGTGGATGTGATCCCAGCGCAATCGCATATGTGGCAGGCCCAGTTGGCTTGATCTGAAGTCTGAGTTTCCTCCCTACAGTGCTGTGAGTTACAGCATTGCAGGGAGGAAACTCAGACCAGGCCACAACTGAGCctgtcacacaaaaaaaaacaaaaaaagcaatgtttcaACCAAACAGGGCATTTTGAGCTTGACAAAAGCCCTGTTTGGCTGAAACgttgcttttatttcttttgctttctctgcataaagtaacctaaggattggaagctgattggagtgctggggttcttttctgtgttcatacacacaccaagacagacTCTTCctcaccaacacccaaacacacaccaggacaggctctgccacaccgacacctagacacacaccaggataggctctgccacaccgacacccaaacacacacacacacaccaggacagactctgtcacaccaacgcacacacaccagaacaggctctgtcacaccaacacccatatacacacacacaccccaggataggctctgccacaccgacacccaaacacacacaccaagacaggctctgccacaccgacacccaaacacacacaccaagacaggctttgccacaccgacacccatacacacacaccaggacaggggtAGGGACCACATggtgcccctgctgccgatctcATTGTTGCTGAACGCCTCGCCCGCCTTATAGCGACACCCGTTTAGAGATGGGGTGTTTTCCGTGACATGCCTGGCCCGTCATTGGTCTTAAAGGGGATATTAAAAAGGTAGTGTCAGGTGGTACTGTAAGCTTAAATCTCAGTATGGTTGAACATGGTCTTTATCAACAGCAGTCTCAGTATAGTTTCAAGAGTGGAATTGAGAAAGATGGCTTGCCTTTCAATATGCTTGCTGGGACAAGTTGACCATCAACACTCTTTTtaaattttcataaaaatgattttggcGGATGGAAGTGGGACAGCCAAAGAAACAAGACTCAAACGGGTCAATCATCATCAGCCCAGACCGGAACCACTCCATAAAGTAATTGGAGAATTATTCCCTGACTTTGGCATAAGACAAACCTTAAGGTCATTTGATAGAGTCTCCGGTTCTGAGCGAGCCAGGTACTGGATGCCTTCTTTCATATCAGCCATCGTGATAAAAGTACCCAACTTCAgcagaaaacacaaaaacacagcgCTAATCACATTGAAACAACAGGGAGAAGAATTTTAATAGAGCCCAGTGTTTCCAGGATGCTGCTGCTCATGCCATGCATTGGTTAAAGCCAACATGAGATCATACTCTGTGTGCATGTAAAGACGTTCACTGCCTAGACAAAAGGTGAGATTATATGGACTCTGTTGCGGTTTTTAATTTCCAATCACCagactttttttaaacatataaagcTTTATTCTTGATACAAGCACCTGCAGACATCTGCATAAAACGGAGACAGATCTGATGttacaaaaaacccaaaacacaatatattgaAAGATGAATTTCACAAGAAAATTTATACATAATGCTCTGAaattttacagtaaaaaaacactataaaaacataggttaaaacatacataatatgTATACGTATAAGGTTTAACAGtaacaaacatatataatttgtcCTGAAGGTGACCTACTGAACagtcaagttaaaaaaaaaaaaaaaaagaaagaaaagaattgTAAGCTGGCTCATTTTAACCTACATACCTATACATTGTTCATTTTATGTCTGGTGCAGGATGTTTCTAAGGGGGCTCTCTAACATCAGCAAACCTCTACCTTAACTTCTTATGCCCATGCTCTCCCAATATTCAACAAATCTATAAATCTCAAAATCTTATCTTTGTgaattttacacacacacatactttgtGTAGCATTTTCACTAGAGAGTTTAGGTTTTAACTCCCCTACCTCAcgattcattatgaagggtcatcaCTAGCAAGTGTGTTTAGTGACGAGGTCCAAGtcggccctgtataatacataggtcaatctgtaaaaaaaaaaataataaaaaaaaaaagacccttcACAACGCTCCGTTGCAAAATGTATGTTGAGTATTATGGAAAATCATTGCAACATGCAAGACAACCAAAGAATATTTCTGATCTAGAACCATTCGACAAGGAAGAGCGTGGGGGGGATCATAAGGAAGAACACTGTCCATTAGCTTCAAGAAACATTTGGTGGTTGTGATTTCTGCCAACCTGGGTGTTACCAACCAAATAGAGAATGACCAAATATGTGCACATACCGAATTTTACATGTATTTCAACATGTTAATTTTTATCCCAGAATCATTGTCAAGAAATGCTGTTATCTAAAAAGTCATATAaaccaagtatttttttttaatgtgttaaaCACCAATGAAACCTGGATCCCTCCAGCTTGTATAATGGACACTCTGCCTTTTATACAAGATCTAGAAAATGAAAGCAGTATCACCATTTTACAAATATGGCATAATATGATCATATAATTTAAGATGGCTAGgtaaacaaagtaaaataaaaaacagccattacacttttttttttcttttctttaaacatgCGTAGGACAAATTCACTGCCAAGAAATTCTGAACAACAATCTAATATCCTGCATCAGGCTGGTAAAGGTATAAGAGAATTTCCATTTTATTCCAAGTCATTCGACTTGTCAAAAAAGGCATCCAAACCATATATTCTGGTAGAGTAATTATTACTCTGCACAGTTCAGGTTAAAGTTAAATTCATGCTACAGCCTTACACATGAATAATTTTACTAACCATGTGAAGACTAGATTTCAATGATAGACTGCCTACAGAGACAAGCAGCCATCCGTAAACAGGAAGACCACAGATGCCAGGAATTGGATCAACTTGATATTTTTTGTAGCGGTTTTGACTAGATTGTACACTTGACACAGCAGAGccctttttcccccatttttaccagtttgtgttaatgtatgtgatCCACTGTAGTGCCtcttattgtaacagcgctatggaatctgctggcattctataaataaatctaatgtAATAAGTTGTTGAGCTACTGCACATGTCAGAGAGTTAAAGACTGTTATATTTTCTCTGTTAATACTTCAAATCTTACCGTTTCTTAAGCAACAGATgtggacagaaaaaaagaacagtggtagaatgaaaaaaaatgtttaatattaatcTACTATTGGATCGGTATTGTTTCAGAAAACTGTATTACAGTAGTTTGAGTCAAGCCATTCTAGAAGTGAGTACACATAGTATTGTATTGGTTAGATTATTTAGATCCTAGGCACATTGCTGCTGCAGAAAACATTTCTAAGTATTAATGATAATTCCTAATCTAGAGTTGGCAGCCAAAACTAAACCTGACCTCTATTTTCACAATAACCAGCTCAAAACATTTTCTTCCTCCAATGAACAGCAGGTCctgcttaaaaataaaacaagggtCCCTGTCCCATCCTGCACATAAATTGCCCCAGGAACAGAAACTCTAAGAATCAATATCTCATATTTGGAGCTGAGACACAGTGAAGCACCCGATAAATGATTCATCCAGTTTTACAGAAGAATCAAAACAGTCAGTATCCACCCCAAATCAGTGTACATTAAGGGTGCTGTTTGTCCTTGTGTATGCTTTCACGTACAACAGTAATCTTGCTGTATAAATAGCACCCAGCTTTCTCTTCACTCCACCAGCTGTGCTTTGGGTTAGTCTTGATTGTTTTTGAATCATAAAATCAGGAAAGCCAAGGTTAAGACTGTAAACGTTCCAGGTATTGAGGGAGTGGATTttcctttacatatttttggatATACCAACAGGTGAGATGAGCCTTCAAATCCTGCTCGACCACAAAGTCCATAGCAGCCTGAAAGGATGAAGGAGAGACACAAAGTAAAGATGTCAAAAATTAGAACCGTTTATGACATAAGcatgcaaaaccaatatttatcaaatatGCAAAATTGTGGTACTATTATATAAAGAAATgctctatattttatctctaatcctaaattctttcagatcacaccaaaatatataataaacaaattaccgtattggctcgaatacaGGCCgaacccttaaagtttggtgctattttaaagaaaacatacacattagtgtaatagtaaaacagtatgctttataaccccggATATGCTTTATGATTAGATTGGTGGGATTTGGAGGGCTTCGCTTCTGAACTTACATTCTTGTCTGGAACTcaatagtgatgggaagttcggatcattaaagtgaatcagatcatttcgactcgttcactgaaatgatccgattcatgatccgaatcttcggatcactcagtgtgactcacaggagttactgttttccagtaactccgtgcaggcacactaacgattggccccgcccctttcattactcaatgaatcctcccccctgcctactccagtgatgtcaatgaaggcagagagtcgttcaaataTTCacatcttacagggatccgaatcttacagtgatccggatcactgtaagatccggatcactgtaagatcagGATCTTTGAAcaactctctgccttcattgggattcgaatcagtcagataatatcactatactgttataaataaatacattaataatcactgcccccaggatttacattcccctttacctgcaaccgcaccttaagctaactttattaaattaattaaattaaccctcaccattaaattaaccctaaacaccccatcaaccatgactgcccctaaaatgaacccttaacaccccatcaaccatgactgcccctaaaattaacccttaacaccccattaagcataactgcccccaaattaaccctaaacaccccattaagcataactgcccccaaattaaccctaaataccccattaagcataactgccccgaaattaaccctaaaaacctcattaagcataactgcccctaaattaacactaaagaccccattaagcataactgcccctaaattaaccctaaacaccccgttaaccacaactgcccccaaattaaccctaaacaccccattaaccataactgccactaaattaacactaaagaccccatcaaccataccaatgtATTAGGTAATTtttctggagtacatgcaattaatttaggggcagttatggttaatggagtatttagggttaatttcaggggccgttatggttaatggggcctttagggttaatttcaggggccgttatggttaatgggatctttacggttaatttcaggggcagttatggttgatggggtataagggttaattttatgctgatgactgagggttaatttaattaatttaataaagttaactgtaggtgcagttataggtaaagggggacaaactcaggggaatctaaatcctgggggcagtgtgaacattattaatgtatttatttataaaagtatggtatcagtaatattctctgaatgattcgaatctctgtaagattcggatccttgtaagatttgaatcatttgaatcattcgaatcttcggttcattcgaatctttgaacgactctctgactctatgagtcatcgttcctctgtgaattaatgagctgtaacctgaccccagagtctgtgtctgagtgctctgcagatgactcacagctctaggatcaggttacagctgcatgattcacagactgaaccgctacaaatgaacgatttgttcatgatccggacatcactagaaCTCAACAGAAAAGCACTTTTCTCTTACCTTAGCAAGGTGTTTTGCAATCCCTCTCCCTCGAAAAGCATCAGGAACCTCTGTGTGTTGCAAATCAACAGTCTTCTTCCCTACATATTCATAAAGCAACACTGCTCTGTCATGACACCCTAAAGAAACAAGAAAGTGTAACGTCAAACAAGATCTGCTTTGCAATTGCGTGTCAGCACAGGTTTTCACAATAAGAGACtgtatgcttttttaattttattttttacactacTAAGCTAGCCTTTGTAGCTTACTGTATTAAACCGTTTCCATTAGGGCATATTGCAAAAGCATTTTACAAAGAGAGGTGTACTTTTCCATAAGTAAGAAgtatttttcaaaacatttaCCAGTTGTGCGCAAGGTATAAGAAGTGGGATTGTAGTTTCACAGATGAAATTAGAAAATCACCTTGTCAGACACATTGTGTTATCATCCACAGTGAGTGCTGTATGAATTAAACAACTAAAGTTGAGAATGTTTGTTCTCTTGGGACACAGTTACATATTTGTTCTCAGGTTTCTCATTATTGCCTAGGACTTGCTGGGTTGCTCCACTAGGTCATAACGTAGTAATTGGGAAGTGGGTGACTAACCTCTAGGCTTCCAGCTACATAGGAGGTACATTATCGTGGCCATTGTTTTGAGGGGTGGGGCTTCCATGAAAGATGTGATGCTGATCGCTGCGAAATGGCGCAATTGCAGCTATTTTAAAgcagcccatacatgtatgggcaTTGCATTTGgtgcccatacatgtacaggctttgctGTGAAGGGCTTACAAAAATATGTCTGGCACAACAGGCATTACCTCTAagagatccatgtataaagtggattaaAGAGATGATCATAGTTAACCTGATGTGCACTACAGGACTTCCTGTAAGTTAGTGTTTAGCAATGCCTCCATCGCAGACACAacaggtttatatataaaaaagtaaaaaaaaattaaacatatgtgtggcacaattattggcacccctatgaattcatatgaaaaaaatatatttgctgtaTATCCCcacttataattttttttgtacacctaggtgactaggaacaggaaattatTCAACCTTGACTTCCTGTTTTGCAGggatataaatattaggtaaaaaAGCGAAAGGAGTACATTCTAACCCGAGAATTTCTTTTCTTGGTCACTTCAGGTAGCACAGTAGTAGGAAAAGGCTTTGTCTATCCAGGAAGGGCAGGAAAAAAACCTCATGGAGCCTCCCCAATTCCCCTGTGAGTAACCAAGAccaaatcaatataaaaaaagtgagaaTTTACTCCTAGTTCACTTTTTCCGAATTTAACATCATCTGAAAAGGAAGACTGAAGCCTATCGTGCTTAATGGATGTGTGCACAGTTTTCCAGGCAGAAACCCCCGGCTGCCTTTGCCAAAGATTGTTCAATGAACTGTAAGTCCCCAGGGAGGTTCTTTCCTGGCTGCCTAGTAGGCTTCTGAAACCAAAGTTCTGGAAACTGCTGATACCTGTTGATTTTCTCCAAGAAGAACTTCTTTCTAGGTAGATCTTTAATGCCCACCCATCAAA includes:
- the NATD1 gene encoding protein NATD1; translation: MAHSVSESMEQIGPIRVEHDRNRRQFSVRLNGCHDRAVLLYEYVGKKTVDLQHTEVPDAFRGRGIAKHLAKAAMDFVVEQDLKAHLTCWYIQKYVKENPLPQYLERLQS